A stretch of Paludisphaera borealis DNA encodes these proteins:
- the glgX gene encoding glycogen debranching protein GlgX — MRVWPGRPFPLGATWDGAGVNFSLFAENATRVELCLFDGPDDVKESATFPLQEQTSRVWHSYFPDIIPGQLYGYRVHGPYEPQNGHRFNPHKILLDPYAKAIGRDVKWDDSLFGYQLQSPDADLSFDDRDSAAFAPLAAVADTSFTWGDDRPPLTPWHKTFIYELHVKGFTKLMPEVPEKLRGTYAGIASEAAIQHLLSLGVTAVELLPIHYYIDDRFLIDRGQVNYWGYNTLGFFAPEPRYATTPDPQTAVRDFKMMVRSLHAAGIEVILDVVYNHTAEGNQLGPTLSFRGIDDVSYYRLAPDPRYYMDFTGCGNTFNMSHPQVLQLIMDSLRYWVVDMHVDGFRFDLASTLARELYEVDRLGAFFDIIHQDPILSQVKLIAEPWDVGPGGYQVGYFPVLWTEWNGKYRDNVRRFWKGDGGTVSEFASRLAGSSDLYQQTGRAPYASINFITCHDGFSLEDLVSYNEKHNEANGEENRDGAGNNDSWNGGVEGPTDDPGILALRSRQKRNFLTTLMLSQGVPMLLAGDEIGHTQHGNNNTYCQDNELTWLNWELNDAQRDFLGFTQTLSQLWREHPVFQRRKFFQGRALRGSDIKDISFLEPTGTEMTDDDWNRGYVKCLGVRLAGDIIDDVDERGEPIVDDTALILLNAHHEAIPFTLPETKPDQIWERSIDTYDDVQETVACKGGAVYNLRDRSMVVFLTRDTTETQPLVSRSQAEALRREARKPSPPVPSSQRTPSREV, encoded by the coding sequence ATGCGCGTCTGGCCTGGCCGACCTTTCCCACTTGGAGCGACCTGGGACGGAGCCGGAGTGAATTTCAGTCTGTTCGCGGAGAACGCGACTCGGGTCGAACTCTGCTTGTTCGACGGTCCCGACGACGTGAAGGAGTCGGCGACCTTTCCGTTGCAGGAGCAGACTTCCCGGGTCTGGCACAGCTACTTTCCGGACATCATCCCCGGCCAGCTCTATGGTTACCGGGTGCATGGTCCTTATGAGCCGCAGAACGGACATCGGTTCAATCCGCACAAGATTCTTCTCGATCCCTACGCCAAGGCGATCGGCCGCGACGTGAAGTGGGACGATTCGCTGTTCGGCTACCAGCTCCAGAGTCCCGACGCCGACCTGAGCTTCGACGACCGCGACAGCGCGGCGTTCGCACCTCTGGCCGCCGTGGCTGACACCTCGTTCACCTGGGGCGACGACCGGCCCCCCTTGACTCCCTGGCACAAGACGTTCATCTACGAACTGCACGTCAAGGGGTTCACAAAGCTCATGCCGGAGGTCCCGGAGAAGCTTCGCGGGACGTACGCCGGCATCGCCTCCGAGGCGGCGATCCAGCATCTGCTCAGTCTCGGGGTCACGGCCGTCGAGCTGCTGCCCATCCATTATTATATCGACGATCGATTCCTGATCGATCGCGGCCAGGTGAATTACTGGGGATACAACACGCTGGGCTTCTTCGCGCCCGAACCGAGGTACGCGACGACTCCCGATCCGCAGACGGCGGTGCGCGACTTCAAGATGATGGTGAGGTCGCTGCACGCGGCGGGGATCGAAGTGATTCTCGACGTCGTCTACAACCACACGGCCGAGGGCAATCAACTCGGCCCCACGCTCTCGTTCCGCGGCATCGACGACGTGAGCTATTATCGGCTCGCCCCCGACCCGCGGTATTACATGGATTTCACCGGCTGCGGCAATACGTTCAACATGAGCCATCCGCAGGTTCTGCAATTGATCATGGACAGCCTGCGGTACTGGGTGGTCGACATGCACGTCGACGGCTTTCGGTTCGACCTCGCCAGCACGCTGGCCCGCGAGCTGTACGAGGTCGATCGCCTGGGCGCCTTCTTCGACATCATCCATCAAGACCCGATCCTATCGCAGGTCAAGCTGATCGCCGAACCCTGGGACGTGGGGCCCGGCGGCTATCAGGTCGGCTACTTCCCGGTTCTATGGACCGAGTGGAACGGCAAGTACCGCGACAACGTCCGCCGATTCTGGAAGGGAGACGGCGGCACGGTCTCGGAGTTCGCCTCCCGGCTGGCGGGGTCGAGCGACCTGTATCAGCAGACCGGCCGCGCGCCGTACGCGAGCATAAATTTCATCACCTGCCACGACGGCTTCTCGCTCGAGGACCTCGTCTCCTACAACGAGAAGCACAACGAGGCCAACGGCGAGGAGAACCGCGACGGCGCGGGCAACAACGACAGTTGGAACGGCGGCGTCGAGGGACCGACCGACGATCCCGGAATTCTGGCCCTTCGCAGCCGCCAGAAGCGGAACTTCCTGACCACGCTGATGCTCTCGCAGGGCGTCCCCATGCTACTCGCCGGCGACGAGATCGGCCACACTCAGCACGGTAACAACAACACCTACTGTCAGGACAACGAACTGACCTGGCTCAACTGGGAACTGAACGACGCGCAGCGCGACTTCCTCGGATTCACCCAGACCCTCTCCCAACTCTGGCGTGAACATCCCGTCTTTCAGCGTCGCAAGTTCTTCCAGGGTCGGGCCCTTCGAGGCTCTGACATCAAGGACATCTCGTTCCTGGAGCCGACGGGAACCGAGATGACCGACGACGACTGGAACCGCGGCTACGTCAAGTGCCTGGGCGTGCGACTGGCCGGCGACATCATCGACGACGTCGACGAGCGCGGCGAGCCGATCGTCGACGACACCGCGCTGATCTTACTCAACGCCCATCACGAAGCCATCCCGTTCACCTTGCCCGAGACCAAGCCCGATCAAATCTGGGAGCGTTCGATCGACACTTACGACGACGTACAGGAAACGGTCGCTTGCAAGGGGGGCGCGGTGTACAATCTGCGCGATCGATCGATGGTTGTTTTCCTGACGAGAGATACGACGGAGACTCAGCCGCTTGTCTCGCGATCGCAAGCCGAGGCGCTGCGCCGCGAGGCGAGGAAGCCGTCGCCGCCGGTGCCGTCGTCGCAGCGGACGCCGTCCCGCGAAGTCTGA
- a CDS encoding matrixin family metalloprotease, which translates to MIGQSRGRKPSARDRRSRPQLEGLESRLLLYATMGAAWTYGNRITFSLVPDGTSIGGTPSTLFQSLTAVIPNMSDWQNQFLKAAAVWQQVANVNLVWVSDNGLPLGVSGNQQGDSRFGDIRISAIPLADGTLGAAFSPPPINGGTAAGDIVINSTVLWRINSSFDLETVAIHEFGHALGMNHSQISNAVMYAYYNGIKQNLTNDDTSGIQSVYGARQYDAYNINSNNNAYYFWAASLDSSMGSNGQFTLSNLNLTTYGQTEWFWVTAPPTNTGNLTVVAQAGGLSLLSPKLTVYDSSLNMLGQFVSQGFGGTAWLANLPAVTGRGYFIQVSGNAANTTTGSYALQVNFGSQALGAVPIPYSTVAQRADVGGGLSSMKSSAGSQELVVLGGIVGRGDALTLPGYGTDHGHAQGGSVLSIPPPFAWMRFMVGPTSDPALPVVPSYPAVLVTVARVARKSVFHPIRAINRATINWDLEAAPATTLSGRMRSRSGSRT; encoded by the coding sequence ATGATAGGGCAGTCACGCGGTCGGAAACCATCGGCCCGAGATCGAAGATCCCGCCCGCAGCTCGAAGGGCTGGAGAGTCGGCTCCTGCTTTATGCCACGATGGGGGCCGCCTGGACCTACGGCAATCGGATCACCTTCAGTCTTGTGCCCGACGGCACCTCGATCGGCGGCACGCCGAGCACGCTTTTCCAGTCGCTGACCGCCGTGATCCCCAACATGTCCGACTGGCAGAATCAGTTCCTGAAGGCCGCCGCGGTCTGGCAGCAAGTCGCCAACGTCAACCTGGTGTGGGTCAGCGACAACGGGTTGCCGCTCGGGGTGAGCGGTAACCAGCAGGGGGATTCGCGGTTCGGCGACATCCGGATCAGCGCGATTCCGCTGGCCGACGGCACGTTGGGCGCGGCTTTCTCGCCGCCACCGATCAACGGCGGCACGGCGGCCGGCGACATCGTCATCAACTCGACGGTGCTTTGGCGGATCAATTCGAGCTTCGACCTCGAAACCGTGGCGATCCACGAGTTCGGCCATGCGCTCGGCATGAACCATTCGCAAATCAGCAACGCCGTGATGTACGCCTACTATAACGGGATCAAGCAGAACCTGACGAACGACGACACTTCGGGGATTCAGTCGGTGTACGGGGCGCGTCAGTATGACGCGTACAACATCAACAGCAACAACAACGCCTACTACTTCTGGGCCGCCTCCCTCGACTCGTCGATGGGGTCCAATGGCCAATTTACGCTCTCGAACCTCAACCTCACGACGTATGGACAAACCGAGTGGTTCTGGGTGACCGCTCCGCCCACGAACACGGGAAATCTCACGGTGGTCGCCCAAGCCGGGGGCTTGAGTCTGCTGAGTCCGAAGCTGACGGTGTACGACTCCTCGCTGAATATGCTCGGCCAGTTCGTAAGTCAAGGCTTCGGCGGCACTGCGTGGCTGGCGAATTTGCCTGCCGTCACTGGCCGCGGTTACTTCATCCAGGTCAGCGGGAACGCTGCCAATACCACGACCGGCAGCTACGCACTTCAGGTCAATTTCGGATCTCAGGCGCTGGGTGCGGTTCCTATACCCTACTCGACCGTCGCCCAACGGGCCGACGTGGGGGGAGGGCTCTCGTCGATGAAGTCGTCGGCTGGCTCGCAAGAGCTGGTAGTGCTGGGAGGGATCGTGGGTAGGGGGGACGCCCTGACCCTACCGGGGTATGGAACGGACCACGGACACGCGCAAGGTGGATCAGTACTCTCGATACCTCCGCCCTTCGCCTGGATGCGCTTCATGGTGGGGCCGACGTCCGACCCGGCGCTGCCGGTCGTGCCGTCGTACCCGGCGGTCCTCGTCACCGTGGCGCGGGTCGCTAGAAAATCGGTGTTCCACCCGATCAGGGCGATCAATCGGGCGACGATCAACTGGGATCTCGAGGCCGCCCCTGCGACAACGTTGAGCGGGAGGATGAGATCCCGGAGCGGCTCGAGAACGTGA